The following proteins come from a genomic window of Achromobacter deleyi:
- a CDS encoding LysR family transcriptional regulator, translating into MASVDLRLLRYFLAVAEESHLTKAAARLGIRQPPLSQQIRVLEQELGVTLFHRLPRGMELTESGRALLADARGILALVDQAVDGVRRVSLGEAGRLTVGFTGSAAFHPFVPSVIRRFRESAPQVRLVLEESSTGELMEDVRAGRVDVAFIRGAHGADRGVAVESVLEETMLAAFPADHPMVKGRSRKRIALSELAEESLILYRRHSGPGLYDAIISGCRAAGFSPRVAQEAPRVLSTLSLVAAGLGVSLVPASLRRVNIEGVVYVNVSGPVELRAPLTLIWRDAPLSGATRRLIEEVRAHRETPQD; encoded by the coding sequence ATGGCATCCGTCGATCTGCGGTTGTTGCGCTATTTCCTGGCGGTGGCCGAGGAATCCCACCTGACCAAGGCGGCCGCCCGGCTGGGCATCCGCCAGCCCCCACTCAGCCAGCAGATCCGCGTGCTGGAACAGGAGCTGGGCGTCACGCTGTTCCACCGGCTGCCGCGCGGCATGGAGCTGACCGAAAGCGGCCGGGCGCTGCTGGCCGATGCCCGCGGCATTCTGGCGCTGGTCGACCAGGCGGTCGACGGCGTGCGGCGGGTGTCGCTGGGCGAGGCCGGCCGGCTGACGGTCGGCTTCACCGGCTCGGCCGCCTTCCACCCGTTCGTGCCGTCCGTGATCCGGCGCTTTCGCGAAAGCGCGCCGCAGGTGCGCCTGGTGCTGGAGGAAAGCAGCACCGGCGAACTGATGGAGGACGTGCGCGCCGGCCGGGTCGACGTCGCCTTCATCCGCGGCGCGCACGGCGCCGACCGCGGCGTGGCGGTCGAAAGCGTGCTGGAGGAAACCATGCTGGCCGCCTTTCCCGCCGACCATCCGATGGTCAAGGGGCGCAGCCGCAAGCGCATCGCGCTGTCGGAGCTGGCCGAGGAATCGCTGATCCTGTACCGCCGCCACAGCGGCCCCGGCCTGTACGACGCCATCATCTCGGGCTGCCGCGCCGCCGGCTTCAGCCCGCGGGTGGCGCAGGAGGCGCCGCGCGTGCTGTCCACATTGAGCCTGGTGGCGGCGGGCCTGGGCGTGTCGCTGGTGCCGGCCTCGCTGCGCCGGGTCAACATCGAGGGCGTGGTGTACGTCAACGTCAGCGGCCCGGTGGAACTGCGCGCGCCGCTCACCCTGATCTGGCGCGACGCGCCGCTGTCGGGCGCGACCCGCCGGCTGATCGAGGAAGTGCGCGCGCATCGCGAGACACCGCAAGACTAG